The following proteins come from a genomic window of Lachnoclostridium phytofermentans ISDg:
- a CDS encoding heme NO-binding domain-containing protein — MKGTVVSSWIESCRKLFGSEVVDSALKAYAIPTNYIFSPLEDVEDKTAMGVVEHIGNSVGKDKDEIWVIMGEENIKTFSTLYPGFFRHESAYQFLKSMNDVHIIVMKRFKGATPPTLDVTPISSHEIYFTYRSKRGMGSYLKGLIHGVANYFNEKIEVEEVTRSQDEIKLKLTFEAEIQYIKKFHFNRVFSFGVLKSVTLKVTILNTILVTLASVFLLDDVAKALILGGVTLISTLLTSAVFNRPRKFILKELEKLGQRNMIETTVIKSKDEYESYMREINKIKQNIQKDFIGFHSIVDEMFTFNQSVSEISKTMQSTSNDITHVLDEVANAAITQASDTERAVNVLDDSIRSISKVSDKSQENKGQIELAVTDIEGSFTNVERTAAEINNVLNKFNGIKNSGYDLQENAKDITNIVSIVSSIANQTNLLALNASIEAARAGDAGKGFAVVAEEVRKLSEETNSAVRKINESLTGFLESIDEIVQNIDVQYGVLEGENTKLSVAVDTSSQSNQHLKNVSDEMVQNSVQLKSEVQNISSLFENIENLAAIAEENSASTQEANSNVTIYVDQIKDLTHLIKVFDNMIVNFKEDLDKYLL, encoded by the coding sequence ATGAAAGGAACTGTTGTTTCATCATGGATAGAATCATGTCGAAAGTTGTTTGGAAGTGAAGTTGTCGATTCCGCACTTAAGGCATATGCTATTCCTACTAATTATATCTTTTCACCTTTGGAAGATGTAGAAGATAAAACCGCAATGGGAGTTGTGGAGCATATCGGTAACTCTGTCGGTAAAGATAAAGATGAGATTTGGGTTATTATGGGCGAAGAGAATATAAAAACCTTTAGTACTCTTTATCCTGGATTCTTTCGTCACGAATCTGCATATCAATTTTTAAAGTCGATGAATGATGTTCATATCATCGTTATGAAAAGATTTAAAGGAGCTACGCCTCCGACTCTGGATGTTACACCGATATCATCTCATGAGATTTATTTTACATACCGCTCTAAAAGAGGGATGGGAAGTTACTTAAAAGGATTAATACACGGTGTTGCCAATTATTTTAATGAAAAGATCGAAGTGGAAGAGGTAACGAGATCACAGGATGAAATTAAATTGAAATTAACTTTTGAAGCAGAAATTCAATATATTAAGAAATTTCATTTTAATAGAGTCTTTTCCTTTGGTGTTTTAAAATCTGTAACTTTAAAAGTAACCATTTTAAATACGATTTTAGTTACTCTTGCCAGTGTATTTCTTCTTGATGATGTTGCGAAAGCCTTAATCCTAGGTGGCGTTACTTTAATCTCGACGTTACTTACCTCTGCAGTATTTAATCGACCTAGAAAGTTTATCTTGAAAGAATTAGAGAAACTTGGTCAAAGAAATATGATTGAGACAACTGTGATTAAGTCCAAAGACGAATATGAATCTTATATGCGCGAAATTAATAAGATTAAACAAAATATTCAAAAAGACTTTATTGGCTTTCATTCCATCGTGGATGAGATGTTTACCTTTAATCAGTCTGTATCAGAGATTTCTAAAACAATGCAATCTACCTCAAATGATATTACACATGTCTTAGATGAAGTAGCTAATGCAGCTATCACCCAAGCAAGTGATACAGAAAGAGCTGTTAATGTACTTGATGATAGTATCAGAAGTATATCAAAAGTATCTGATAAGAGTCAGGAAAACAAAGGACAAATCGAACTTGCAGTTACTGATATTGAAGGAAGTTTTACTAATGTAGAGCGCACTGCAGCTGAAATTAATAACGTACTTAATAAATTTAATGGTATCAAAAACAGCGGTTATGATTTACAAGAAAATGCGAAGGATATTACCAATATCGTGTCGATTGTATCAAGTATCGCAAATCAAACAAATTTATTAGCGTTAAATGCATCCATTGAAGCTGCAAGAGCAGGAGATGCTGGAAAAGGTTTTGCAGTAGTTGCGGAAGAGGTTCGAAAACTTTCAGAAGAAACCAATTCAGCAGTACGAAAAATTAATGAGAGTTTAACAGGGTTCTTAGAAAGCATCGATGAAATCGTTCAAAATATTGATGTTCAGTATGGAGTTCTTGAAGGTGAAAACACAAAATTGTCTGTAGCAGTAGATACTTCCAGTCAATCAAATCAGCATCTCAAGAATGTATCGGATGAGATGGTTCAGAATTCTGTACAATTAAAGAGTGAAGTACAAAATATATCTTCCTTGTTTGAGAATATAGAAAACTTAGCAGCTATCGCTGAAGAAAATTCTGCCTCCACTCAAGAAGCAAACAGCAATGTCACTATTTATGTTGACCAAATTAAGGACCTTACTCATTTAATTAAAGTATTTGACAATATGATTGTTAACTTTAAGGAAGACTTGGATAAATATCTGCTATAA
- the hydG gene encoding [FeFe] hydrogenase H-cluster radical SAM maturase HydG has translation MYNKQSKKAEEFISNEEILETLEYAEKNKHNEELIDEILNKARLKKGLSHREAAVLLDCDIPEKNEEIYALAKQLKEDFYGNRIVMFAPLYLSNYCINGCVYCPYHLKNKHIARKKLTQEEIREEVIALQDMGHKRLALETGEDPINNPIEYILESINTIYSIKHKNGAIRRVNVNIAATTVENYKKLHDAGIGTYILFQETYHKESYEALHPTGPKHDYAYHTEAMDRAMQGGIDDVGLGVLFGLERYRYEFAGLLMHAEHLEEVYGVGPHTISVPRIRPADDIDPNSFSNGINDDVFAKIVACIRISVPYTGMIVSTRESKKTRERVLQLGVSQISGGSKTSVGGYVHSEEEDDKSEQFDVIDQRPLGQVVKWLMELGFIPSFCTACYREGRTGDRFMSLCKSGQIANCCLPNALMTLKEFLMDYADEETREVGNQLIETELAKIPNEKVKQIAKDNLMSITLGSRDFRF, from the coding sequence ATGTATAATAAACAATCAAAAAAGGCAGAAGAATTTATTTCTAATGAGGAAATCTTAGAAACATTAGAATATGCAGAAAAGAATAAACATAATGAAGAATTAATCGATGAGATATTAAATAAAGCAAGACTAAAAAAAGGATTATCCCACCGCGAAGCAGCTGTTCTTTTAGACTGTGATATTCCAGAGAAAAATGAAGAAATCTATGCTTTAGCGAAACAACTTAAGGAAGATTTTTATGGTAATCGTATTGTTATGTTTGCTCCATTATATCTTTCAAACTATTGTATCAACGGATGTGTATACTGTCCATATCATTTAAAAAATAAACACATAGCTAGAAAGAAATTAACACAAGAGGAAATCCGAGAAGAAGTTATTGCACTTCAAGATATGGGTCATAAAAGATTAGCCTTAGAAACTGGGGAAGATCCAATCAATAACCCTATTGAATATATCTTAGAGAGTATAAACACCATTTACTCTATCAAACATAAGAATGGAGCAATTAGACGAGTTAATGTAAATATTGCTGCTACTACTGTAGAAAACTATAAAAAGCTTCATGATGCTGGCATTGGTACTTATATCTTGTTTCAAGAGACCTATCACAAAGAAAGTTATGAAGCCCTTCACCCAACTGGTCCTAAGCATGATTATGCTTATCATACAGAGGCAATGGATCGTGCGATGCAAGGTGGTATTGATGATGTAGGCCTTGGTGTTTTATTCGGCTTAGAGCGCTATCGCTATGAGTTTGCTGGTCTTTTAATGCATGCAGAACATCTTGAAGAAGTATACGGTGTGGGACCTCATACTATAAGTGTTCCACGAATCCGTCCAGCTGATGATATCGATCCAAATAGCTTTTCCAATGGCATCAATGATGATGTATTTGCTAAAATTGTTGCTTGTATTCGTATCTCGGTTCCTTATACCGGCATGATTGTATCTACCAGAGAAAGTAAAAAAACTCGTGAACGTGTGTTACAACTTGGAGTATCTCAGATTAGCGGAGGTTCCAAAACAAGTGTTGGAGGTTATGTTCATTCAGAAGAAGAGGATGATAAATCTGAACAGTTTGATGTTATCGACCAGCGTCCATTAGGGCAAGTCGTAAAATGGTTAATGGAACTTGGATTTATCCCAAGTTTTTGTACTGCATGTTACAGAGAAGGTCGTACCGGAGATCGTTTTATGAGTCTTTGTAAGAGTGGACAAATCGCTAACTGCTGCCTTCCAAATGCACTAATGACGTTAAAGGAATTCTTAATGGATTATGCAGATGAGGAAACTAGAGAAGTAGGTAATCAACTCATTGAGACAGAATTAGCAAAGATTCCAAATGAAAAAGTAAAACAAATTGCTAAGGATAATTTAATGTCAATCACTCTTGGTTCAAGAGATTTTCGTTTCTAA
- a CDS encoding ABC transporter permease → MNIFQKYTIKTLIKNKTRTIVTIIGIILSAAMITAVASLITSVQTYLVQTVVENNGNWHGAVYSVSKEQIDNIKQSSEIDRISITEEIGYSPLETVRNDTKPYLYVQGIDDNFLSMLPVNVKKGHLPKNNTEIILPFHLIRIGGIEYELGDTVTLQLGTRYQDGKILNQRDSFVLEGDGGEELKITTEKTYTVVGFYENPSFESYSAPGYTALTVLDNVTDYSTIYLRMNKAEHIYDFTSANFPDNKTSFNYDLLRLTGSSNENKYNVVLYSLGTILIIIIMLASIALIYNAFSISISERTKQFGLMKSIGATKRQLKKSVLFEAFALSLIGVPLGIACGLLGIDITLKLTKNIMTASLNSLLNESSIPLTLSFSPITILIALVVGVVTVLISAYIPVKRAMRVSAIESIRQTTDIKVRANKVKTSKLTYRLFGLEGMIANKYFKRNKKRYRATIISLFLSIVIFVSASSFCSYLQKSVGDVYFNVNYDIRYYNVGEITEKSKNDIFNALSSIPEVIDSSFHIARYYISEISADNLNKKYYDYKINNDEVKANPDRKSFEERTDIVFLTDEEYKDFLTDNQLDVKRYMDINNPLAIAIDYKRTYNETDQKFYTFDMLKEGEIQVELKDLKSINGYDLSYTEYNEEGERYFIYEPLEDTSLEVLRLSEEEAYQYRTLFIGDRTNKTPLGITSGENIVLLYPESAYESVLGEKLNDNYGDFYFKTTDHKKAFDSMQKTLDELGYSSDYLDDTAANIENKRSVVSMIQVFSYGFIALISFISVANVFNTISTNINLRRREFAMLKSVGMSKRGFYKMMNYECLMYGLKAIFFGIPVAILVTYFIYRSINNGLNVAFYLPISSIVISILCVFLVVFLTMFYAMQKLRKENIIDALKNENL, encoded by the coding sequence ATGAATATCTTTCAGAAATATACGATTAAAACTCTGATTAAAAACAAAACACGAACGATTGTAACAATCATCGGAATTATACTATCTGCAGCCATGATTACTGCGGTAGCTTCCTTAATTACAAGCGTACAGACCTACCTAGTTCAGACTGTGGTTGAGAACAATGGAAATTGGCATGGTGCGGTCTACAGTGTTTCGAAAGAACAAATAGATAATATAAAACAATCTTCAGAAATAGATCGTATCAGCATTACAGAGGAAATTGGATATTCCCCTCTTGAAACAGTAAGAAATGATACAAAACCTTACTTATATGTTCAAGGTATCGATGATAATTTCCTTTCTATGTTGCCTGTTAATGTAAAAAAAGGGCATCTTCCAAAGAATAATACAGAAATTATTCTTCCCTTTCATCTTATAAGAATAGGTGGAATAGAATATGAGCTTGGGGATACTGTTACACTGCAACTTGGAACAAGATATCAAGATGGAAAAATTCTAAATCAAAGGGATTCATTTGTATTAGAAGGAGATGGAGGGGAAGAATTAAAGATTACAACGGAGAAGACCTATACGGTGGTAGGTTTTTATGAAAATCCTTCTTTTGAATCATATTCGGCTCCCGGTTATACTGCACTTACAGTTTTAGATAACGTAACAGATTATTCTACAATTTATCTTAGAATGAATAAAGCGGAACACATATATGATTTTACGTCTGCAAATTTTCCAGATAATAAGACAAGTTTTAATTATGACCTATTAAGACTTACAGGATCATCAAATGAAAATAAATATAATGTTGTTTTGTATAGTTTAGGAACAATCCTTATTATCATTATCATGCTTGCTTCAATTGCACTAATTTATAATGCCTTTTCTATCTCAATTAGTGAACGAACAAAACAGTTTGGATTAATGAAGTCGATTGGAGCGACCAAACGTCAGCTTAAGAAAAGCGTATTGTTTGAAGCTTTCGCACTAAGCCTAATCGGAGTACCACTTGGTATTGCATGTGGATTACTTGGAATTGATATCACATTAAAATTAACAAAAAATATAATGACGGCTTCTTTAAACTCTCTATTGAATGAAAGTAGCATACCTTTAACCTTATCTTTTTCGCCAATCACTATTTTGATTGCTTTAGTTGTAGGAGTTGTGACTGTCTTAATATCCGCTTACATTCCTGTAAAAAGAGCTATGAGGGTATCTGCGATAGAAAGCATTCGACAAACCACTGATATTAAAGTAAGGGCTAATAAAGTAAAAACTTCAAAATTAACTTACCGTCTCTTTGGTTTGGAAGGAATGATCGCTAATAAGTACTTTAAACGAAATAAGAAAAGATATCGTGCAACCATCATATCCTTATTTCTAAGTATTGTTATCTTTGTTTCAGCTAGTAGTTTTTGCAGTTATCTTCAAAAGAGTGTCGGTGACGTTTACTTTAACGTAAATTATGATATACGATACTATAATGTCGGTGAAATTACTGAAAAATCTAAGAACGATATTTTTAATGCATTATCAAGTATTCCTGAAGTGATTGATTCAAGCTTTCATATTGCAAGATATTACATTAGTGAAATTTCTGCGGACAATTTAAATAAAAAATATTATGACTATAAGATCAATAACGATGAAGTTAAGGCTAATCCAGATAGAAAGAGCTTTGAAGAAAGAACTGATATTGTTTTTCTAACAGATGAAGAATATAAAGACTTTTTAACAGACAATCAACTTGATGTAAAGCGATATATGGATATAAATAATCCATTAGCAATAGCAATTGATTATAAACGAACCTATAATGAGACAGATCAAAAGTTCTATACCTTCGATATGTTAAAAGAAGGAGAAATCCAAGTTGAATTAAAAGATTTGAAATCGATAAATGGATATGATCTTTCTTATACTGAATACAACGAGGAAGGGGAGCGTTACTTTATCTACGAGCCATTGGAAGATACATCCTTGGAAGTATTGAGGTTGTCAGAGGAAGAAGCGTATCAATATAGAACGTTATTTATTGGTGATCGAACGAATAAAACTCCCCTTGGAATCACATCAGGAGAGAACATTGTTTTACTATATCCAGAAAGTGCTTATGAAAGCGTACTTGGAGAGAAACTTAATGATAACTATGGTGACTTCTACTTTAAAACTACAGATCATAAGAAAGCATTTGATTCCATGCAAAAAACTCTAGATGAATTAGGTTATAGTAGTGATTATCTTGATGATACTGCTGCAAATATAGAAAATAAACGTTCCGTAGTTTCAATGATTCAGGTTTTCTCTTATGGTTTCATTGCATTAATCTCATTTATCTCAGTAGCGAATGTATTTAATACAATATCAACGAATATTAACTTAAGAAGAAGAGAATTTGCTATGTTAAAATCTGTAGGTATGTCAAAAAGAGGTTTTTATAAGATGATGAACTATGAATGTCTCATGTATGGATTAAAAGCAATTTTCTTTGGGATACCTGTTGCCATCTTAGTTACGTACTTTATCTATCGTAGTATTAATAATGGATTAAATGTTGCTTTTTATCTTCCGATATCCAGTATTGTAATATCTATTTTATGTGTATTTTTGGTAGTTTTTCTAACGATGTTCTATGCAATGCAAAAGTTAAGAAAAGAGAATATTATTGATGCTCTCAAGAATGAAAATCTTTAA
- a CDS encoding outer membrane protein assembly factor BamB family protein — protein MVEVFNIPNYTLEQKLLESGKPMTSDTTRQELFGFQSDLMVDDQIISDYMRDEVIDFSGGNYTAMEGIITFRGNNYRNSAVFGTAHIVDKKFDRSKTWNIDTGKLKKTVSSKGYWLGSCWTGQPLIVRWKDETRKEMNMYEDKKNKEGLVEVIYSTADGYIYFLDLDDGKPTRDKIYLGFPIKGTGSIYPSEVPLYFAGAGDSMGEDCARTFIVDLIQGKVIYEYGYDDEFSLRTDNNKFHGYDSSPLIDVATDTVIQPGENGIIYTMKLNTQYDGKSVSINPEKPVKWRYTTDRSRDDHYWLGMESSASIWKGFLYITDNCGDMFCIDLNTMEVVWVQDTLDDTNASPVLEESMEDGTAYLYISTSLHFTANEKQEGDIPLLKVNAATGEIVWKRSYPCKTVAGVSGGVQATALLGDKKLSGLVYFVVARTGGKDSGKLVALNKYTGETVWSVDMTNYGWSSPIALYDKDENGYVILCDSTGNMYMVDGLSGKLYDTINLGKIIEASPAAFDNTIVVGTKGQKIYGITVK, from the coding sequence ATGGTTGAGGTATTTAATATTCCAAACTATACCTTAGAACAAAAGTTATTAGAATCTGGAAAACCAATGACTAGTGATACAACAAGGCAAGAGCTATTTGGTTTTCAGAGTGATTTAATGGTGGATGATCAGATTATTTCGGATTATATGCGAGATGAAGTAATAGATTTTAGTGGTGGAAATTATACTGCTATGGAAGGCATTATTACTTTCCGTGGAAATAATTACCGTAATAGTGCAGTATTTGGTACTGCTCATATTGTTGATAAAAAATTTGATCGTTCCAAGACATGGAATATTGACACAGGTAAGTTAAAGAAAACAGTATCCAGCAAAGGTTATTGGCTAGGAAGCTGTTGGACTGGACAACCTCTGATTGTTCGCTGGAAAGATGAGACACGCAAAGAGATGAACATGTATGAGGATAAAAAGAACAAAGAAGGACTTGTCGAAGTTATCTATTCCACAGCGGATGGTTACATTTACTTTTTAGATTTAGATGATGGTAAGCCAACGAGAGATAAGATATATCTTGGATTTCCAATCAAAGGAACCGGAAGTATATATCCGTCTGAAGTTCCTCTTTATTTTGCAGGAGCTGGTGACTCTATGGGAGAAGACTGTGCAAGAACCTTTATCGTAGACTTAATTCAGGGCAAAGTAATCTATGAATATGGTTATGACGATGAATTTTCTTTAAGAACTGACAACAATAAATTTCATGGTTACGATTCTTCTCCGCTTATCGATGTTGCAACTGATACAGTAATACAGCCAGGTGAGAATGGAATTATATATACTATGAAGCTCAATACACAGTATGATGGTAAGAGTGTTTCCATTAACCCAGAGAAACCAGTGAAATGGCGTTACACTACAGATAGAAGTAGAGATGACCACTATTGGCTTGGTATGGAGTCTTCTGCGTCAATTTGGAAAGGATTCTTATACATTACAGATAATTGTGGTGACATGTTTTGTATTGATTTAAATACAATGGAAGTCGTCTGGGTACAAGATACACTAGATGATACTAACGCATCTCCAGTATTAGAAGAAAGTATGGAAGATGGAACAGCATATCTATATATATCAACCTCTCTTCATTTTACAGCAAATGAAAAGCAAGAAGGTGATATTCCTCTTTTAAAAGTGAACGCTGCTACCGGAGAAATTGTTTGGAAACGTAGTTATCCATGTAAAACAGTTGCTGGTGTATCTGGTGGTGTACAAGCAACAGCTTTATTAGGAGATAAAAAGTTATCTGGCCTTGTTTATTTTGTAGTCGCTAGAACCGGTGGAAAAGATTCTGGAAAATTAGTTGCACTTAATAAATATACGGGTGAAACCGTATGGAGTGTTGATATGACAAATTACGGTTGGTCTAGCCCAATTGCACTATATGATAAAGATGAGAATGGATATGTAATCCTTTGTGATTCTACAGGAAATATGTATATGGTGGATGGCTTATCAGGAAAATTATATGATACGATTAATTTAGGTAAAATTATTGAGGCTTCACCTGCTGCCTTTGATAATACAATCGTTGTTGGTACCAAAGGACAAAAAATATATGGTATTACTGTAAAATAA
- the hydF gene encoding [FeFe] hydrogenase H-cluster maturation GTPase HydF, giving the protein MSLNETPLAERIHIGIFGKRNAGKSSLLNALTGQNIAIVSDVLGTTTDPVLKTMELLPLGPVVFIDTPGFDDDSLLGKDRVEKSFQMLRKTNLVLVIIDTLKGKTSEDIEFISILRGKKLPYLIVYNKKDLAESTEKAKSDLNDSSENDNTNEIYLSAKTKDNIDLLKTKMIEALSVEEKQIPIVADLISPSDFVVLVVPIDKAAPKGRLILPQQQTIRDILDANATAIVVKEHELKETLLQLGKKPKLVITDSQVFKQVDEDTPKDILLTSFSILFARYKGDLDTLVAGVKTLDSLKDGDKVLISEGCTHHRQCNDIGSVKLPNWIHNYTGKNIDFEFTSGSEFPTDLSTYQLIVHCGGCMLNEREMKYRLSYSTDKMVPITNYGILIAYIHGILKRSLEPFPKIHQLLEDNNIR; this is encoded by the coding sequence ATGAGTTTAAATGAAACCCCACTAGCGGAGCGTATCCATATTGGAATCTTTGGGAAACGAAACGCAGGCAAATCAAGTCTACTCAATGCCTTAACCGGGCAAAATATTGCAATAGTATCTGATGTCCTTGGTACTACTACTGACCCAGTTTTAAAAACGATGGAACTACTTCCTCTTGGTCCTGTTGTATTTATCGATACCCCAGGTTTTGATGATGATAGTCTTCTTGGGAAAGATCGTGTGGAAAAGAGCTTTCAGATGCTTCGTAAAACTAATTTAGTATTAGTTATAATCGATACATTAAAAGGAAAAACATCAGAGGATATAGAGTTTATATCCATCTTAAGGGGTAAAAAGTTACCTTACCTAATTGTATATAATAAGAAAGACTTAGCAGAATCAACAGAAAAAGCTAAATCTGACTTAAATGATTCCTCTGAAAATGATAACACCAATGAAATTTATTTAAGTGCTAAAACTAAGGATAATATTGATCTTTTAAAAACGAAAATGATAGAAGCTTTATCTGTCGAAGAAAAGCAGATTCCTATTGTTGCTGACCTTATCTCTCCTTCTGATTTTGTTGTTCTGGTGGTACCGATTGATAAAGCGGCTCCTAAAGGGCGCTTAATTCTTCCGCAGCAACAAACTATTAGAGATATATTAGATGCTAATGCTACTGCTATTGTTGTAAAAGAGCATGAATTAAAAGAAACTTTATTACAGCTTGGTAAAAAACCAAAACTAGTGATCACAGATAGCCAGGTATTTAAGCAAGTTGATGAAGATACTCCAAAGGATATCTTACTGACCTCCTTTTCTATCTTATTTGCCAGATATAAAGGAGACTTAGATACTTTAGTTGCAGGCGTGAAAACATTAGATTCTCTAAAAGATGGAGACAAAGTATTAATATCGGAGGGATGTACTCATCATCGTCAGTGTAATGATATAGGTTCAGTGAAACTTCCTAATTGGATCCACAATTATACTGGTAAAAATATAGACTTTGAATTTACTAGTGGTTCTGAGTTTCCTACTGACCTTTCAACGTATCAGCTTATTGTACATTGTGGCGGCTGTATGTTAAATGAACGAGAAATGAAATACCGCCTGTCCTATTCTACTGATAAAATGGTTCCAATCACGAATTATGGAATCCTAATTGCTTATATTCATGGAATTTTGAAACGAAGCTTAGAGCCATTTCCAAAGATTCATCAGTTGTTAGAAGATAATAATATTAGATAG
- a CDS encoding N-acetylmuramoyl-L-alanine amidase family protein yields the protein MKKILKMLAVCMVFVMLVGCSKSSGEPEKVNPNDQNQSNGNGTEDGNNQKGEEGTNPGNLPEGDLAEDVILVLDPGHGGVFGGASYDGRNEKDLTLKVANYVKEYLEENYDGVQIVLTRTEDVTLSNDVKEDLELRAQIAKDANADALVSLHFNASDAHNQNGSMVFISHRDNVTNVSKLLAESILTELEGLGLKNHGTVTRNSNDTFDEKGKPLDYYAINRHCANRDIPGIIVEHCFMDHSNDKSYIDSDDALKALAKADAEGIAKFYGLIKK from the coding sequence ATGAAAAAAATACTAAAGATGTTGGCAGTGTGCATGGTATTTGTTATGCTAGTAGGCTGTTCAAAGTCTTCAGGGGAACCGGAGAAAGTAAATCCAAATGACCAAAATCAAAGTAACGGAAATGGAACTGAAGATGGCAATAACCAAAAAGGTGAGGAAGGAACTAACCCAGGAAACTTACCAGAAGGCGACTTAGCAGAAGATGTTATTTTAGTATTAGATCCAGGACATGGTGGTGTTTTTGGAGGCGCATCTTATGATGGAAGAAACGAGAAGGATTTAACACTAAAAGTTGCAAACTATGTGAAGGAATACTTAGAAGAAAATTATGACGGTGTTCAAATTGTGCTCACCCGTACTGAGGATGTTACTTTGTCCAATGATGTAAAGGAAGATTTAGAGCTAAGAGCACAGATAGCAAAAGATGCGAATGCAGATGCCCTTGTAAGTTTACACTTTAATGCTTCTGATGCGCACAATCAAAATGGCTCTATGGTATTTATATCACATCGTGATAATGTAACTAATGTATCTAAATTGCTTGCTGAATCTATCCTTACTGAATTAGAAGGACTTGGATTAAAAAATCATGGTACAGTAACAAGAAACAGTAATGATACGTTTGATGAGAAAGGAAAACCTCTCGATTACTATGCAATTAACAGACATTGTGCCAATCGAGACATTCCAGGAATCATTGTAGAGCACTGTTTTATGGATCATAGTAACGATAAGAGTTATATTGATAGCGATGATGCTTTAAAAGCACTTGCGAAAGCGGATGCAGAAGGTATTGCAAAATTTTATGGATTGATTAAGAAATAA
- the hydE gene encoding [FeFe] hydrogenase H-cluster radical SAM maturase HydE, translated as MSARKEGIDSLIKSPSTTLFEEQKLLVNKLKQDNLLSKEEFLTLLKQSSEEISEYLFSLAREVRQKIYGNSVYIRGLIEFTNFCKNDCFYCGIRKSNANAERYRLLEDEILSACEIGYELGFRTYVLQGGEDGYYKDDFICNLISRIKRDYSDCAITLSIGERSYDSYLSYYQAGADRYLLRHETASEEHYQKLHPSNLTLSNRKRCLWDLKSIGYQVGSGFMVGSPYQKPENLIEDLLFLHELQPHMVGIGPFIPHKDTPFASESAGTLELTLYLIGILRLMFPNALLPSTTALGTIHPLGREKGILAGANVVMPNLSPREVRSKYMLYDNKICTGDEAAECRFCMERRMNKIGYEIAVDRGDYKGGKCYV; from the coding sequence ATGAGTGCGAGAAAGGAAGGGATTGATTCATTGATTAAATCTCCTAGCACCACTCTTTTTGAAGAACAAAAATTACTAGTTAATAAGCTGAAACAAGACAATCTATTAAGCAAGGAAGAATTTCTTACCTTACTAAAGCAATCCTCAGAAGAAATCAGTGAGTATTTATTCTCTTTAGCGCGTGAAGTGCGCCAAAAAATATACGGAAATAGTGTCTATATTCGAGGATTAATTGAATTTACTAACTTTTGTAAAAATGATTGCTTTTACTGTGGTATTAGAAAAAGTAACGCTAATGCAGAACGTTATCGGTTATTGGAAGACGAAATTCTAAGTGCATGTGAAATAGGCTATGAGCTTGGATTTCGTACCTATGTCTTACAAGGTGGTGAGGATGGCTACTATAAGGATGACTTTATCTGCAATTTAATTTCTAGGATAAAACGTGATTATTCCGACTGTGCCATTACTCTCTCGATTGGAGAACGAAGCTATGATAGTTACTTATCGTATTACCAAGCTGGTGCAGATCGTTATCTTCTGCGACACGAAACTGCTAGTGAGGAGCACTATCAAAAACTACATCCAAGCAATCTTACTCTTTCGAATCGAAAGCGCTGTCTCTGGGATTTAAAGTCCATTGGTTATCAAGTAGGCAGTGGTTTTATGGTAGGTTCCCCGTATCAAAAACCGGAAAACCTGATAGAAGATCTACTATTTTTACATGAGTTACAACCACACATGGTTGGTATTGGCCCATTTATTCCACATAAAGACACTCCTTTTGCAAGTGAATCTGCTGGAACTTTAGAACTCACCTTATACTTAATAGGAATCCTACGATTAATGTTTCCTAATGCTCTGCTTCCATCAACAACAGCGCTTGGAACGATTCATCCTTTAGGCCGTGAAAAAGGAATCCTTGCAGGAGCCAATGTAGTTATGCCTAATCTCTCACCAAGGGAAGTTAGAAGCAAATATATGCTCTATGATAATAAAATCTGTACTGGTGATGAGGCCGCAGAATGTCGTTTCTGTATGGAACGTCGTATGAATAAAATCGGTTATGAGATTGCAGTAGACCGAGGTGATTATAAGGGAGGAAAATGCTATGTATAA